One Deltaproteobacteria bacterium genomic window, ACAGCCTCCGTCCACCTACCGGATCCCCTGGGTCATTTCGAAGATAGGCAGCAGAACCGCCACCACGATAAAGCCCACCGCCATCGCCATTCCCAGGATCATCACCGGCTCCAGCAGCGACATGATAATGGTCAGGCTCGTCGATACCTCCTTCTCGTAGGTATCGGCCACTTTGATCAGCATGTCTTCCAGCTTTCCGCTCTTTTCACCGGAATGCACCATGTGGACGGCCATCGCCGGAAAAACGCCGACGGCCTTCAAGGTTTCGTTCAGGGACTTCCCTTCCCCCACCTCTTTTTCCACCTCCTCGACCGCATCCGAGAATACGGCGTTTCCCAACACGGTTCTCGACGTACCAAGGGCAGTCAAAAGCGGCATGCCTGCCGAAAGCAACGCCCCCAGGGTGCGGGCAAAACGCGCGACCACCAGCCGCGTGATAAAGGTCCTGGCCACCGGAAGCCGGAGGAGCAGGCGTGCCTTGAAGCGTTTGCCTCTGTGCGTACGCACAAACCGTTTCCAGAGCACCAGACCCGCCACGACTACCGCCATACCGACCCACCAGAATCGCTGCATCCACGAGCTGACGTGAATCAGAAAGGTAGTGGGCCATGGAAGCTGTTGCCCCGTTTCTCTAAACAGGCTGGTGATCTGTGGAATGACAAACGAGATCAGGAAGAAAAGTACTCCCGTGCCGACCACAAGCATGAACGAGGGGTACGCCAGCGCGGCCCGGACCCTATTCTGCAAATCCAACCGTGCTTCCATCAGATCCGCAAGACGCAGAAGGACAATGTCCAGGCTCCCGCTGGACTCACCGGCTCGGATCATGTTCACCTGCAGCTCCGTGAAGATCCTCGGGTGCCGCGCCATGGCTTGCCACAACGGTTCCCCCTCGAGCACCCGCTCCCGAAGATTTCCGAGCACCTTCTGCGTTACCGGTTTGCCCGTCTGTTCGAGTAATGCTTCAATGCACTCCACCAGGGGAAGGCCGGAGTCTAAAAGGGTAGCAAAACGCCGGAGGAGCAAACCAACGTCCCTCGAACTCATTCGGGGCCACAGCGTCTCGAACCTCCACCCGGAAGAGCGCTTCTCAGCCACCTCCATCACTTCTAAGATTCGGAGACCCCGAGCCCTCAATTTTTGCCGAACGGCGCTCGGACTTTCCGCGTCAAGTATACCTTTGACCCTTTTGCCGACTTCGTTCAGGGATACATACTCGTAGACAGGGGCCATGCATCTAGTCCTGGGTTACCCGTAAAACCTCTTCAACCGTCGTGACCCCCCGCAGCACTTTCCGAATACCGTCCTGTCGCAAGGTGATCATGCCGTTGGAAACCGCCTGCTGCTTGATCTCCGTAGCGTCGCTTCCCCGAAGAACCAGACGGCGCAGAGAGTCGTCGAGGACTAGAATTTCGTTGATGCAGGTCCGTCCGTAGTACCCCGTGTTGAAACACCCCTCGCACCCCTTTCCTCTGTACACTTCCAGGTTTCCGCCCTTCGAATCGCTCAATCCGAGTTCCCGCCTAAGTTCCGGTGTCGGTTGATCGGTCGATTTGCAGTGAGGACAAATGTTTCGCACCAGCCGCTGGGCCATAACACCCACCACGGACGATGTAATCAGAAACGGTTCGATTCCCATGTCGCACAGGCGGGTCATGGCGCTCGCCGAATCGTTCGTATGAAGCGTGCTGAAAACCAGATGCCCGGTGAGGGATGCCTGGATGGCGATCTCGGCGGTTTCGAAATCCCTGATCTCGCCGATCATGATGACGTCCGGGTCATGCCTCAATATGGACCTGAGACCTGCGCCAAAAGTTAATCCGATTTTCGGAACCACCTGAATCTGCCCTATGCCGGGCAACTGATACTCGATGGGATCTTCCACCGTAATAATGTTCTTTTCCCTGGTGTTGATCCGACTGAGTGCGGCGTAGAGTGTGGTGGTCTTGCCGCTCCCGGTGGGACCGGTTACCAGAATGATCCCATGCGCTTTTCGGATCAGTCGTTCGAACGTATCGTAGGCTTCCGGAGAAAACCCGAGTTCCGCCAGCCTGAGAACCGCGCCTTTTTTGTCCAGCAACCGAAGAACGGCTCGCTCGCCGAACAGGGTCGGAATAACGGAAACCCGTATATCGATTTCCCGGTCCCCCATTCTGATTTGGATACGTCCGTCCTGGGGCAACCGTTTTTCGGCTATGTTCAAGTCCGCAAGAACTTTTAGTCGGCTGATGACCGACGAGTGAAGACGGCGGGGAAGTTCCAACGATTCATAGAGCATACCGTCCACACGATAGCGAACCTTGAAGTCGTTCTGGTACGGCTCGATGTGTATATCACTGGCGCGACGTTTCACTGCTTCGGTGAAAAGCATGTTCACCAAGCGGATCACTGGGGCTTCACTGGTAGAATCCAGCAGGTCCTCCACCTGTCCGAGTTCTTCCAGTATCTTGGCGCCTTCCGTCCTGTCGTCCAGATCTTCCACGAACTGGCGGGTGGATTCTTCATCCTGGTGCATCAATCCATGAATGACCTTCAGGACCTCACGGCGGGGACCGAGCTGTACTTCAACCCGGTTACATCCCAGATTGTGGGCCAGATCATCCACAGACAATACATTACCCGGATCCGACGTGGCTACGCTCAGGACTCCGTCATGTATGGAGAGGGGAGCCAGGAGGTTTCGTTTGAGATAGCCCAGTGAAATGTCGGCGACATGGGATCGGTCCAGGGTTGTTTCCAACTCGGGGCGATAGGGGTACCCCAACGTATCGGAAATGAGCCGCAACAGCTCCTCTTCATCCACCATACGCCGACTCACCAGCTGCTCGACCAAGCTCCCTTCGCCTTGCAGCATTTGATCGAGCTTTTCTTCATCGATACCCGCCGAATGGAGCAGTCGGTTTCGAAGGACCGGGCTGAGAAACGTGGAAGGAGTCATGTCGGAGGTCGCTTGTTGATGATCGGAAGTGTTGTTTTTGGCGTTTTTTCTAGCCATTGGGCTTTCTGTTACTCCGGAGTCCCCGAAGGAGTTTCCGTATTCCCCGATTCTGAAGAGTCCGGCGTTTCAGGAAGGGCTCCACGCGGTTTCTCGTCGTTGAGCAGCTTGGCACCTGGACCTTGAAGGGCCTTCTGGCGAATCAG contains:
- a CDS encoding type II secretion system F family protein translates to MAPVYEYVSLNEVGKRVKGILDAESPSAVRQKLRARGLRILEVMEVAEKRSSGWRFETLWPRMSSRDVGLLLRRFATLLDSGLPLVECIEALLEQTGKPVTQKVLGNLRERVLEGEPLWQAMARHPRIFTELQVNMIRAGESSGSLDIVLLRLADLMEARLDLQNRVRAALAYPSFMLVVGTGVLFFLISFVIPQITSLFRETGQQLPWPTTFLIHVSSWMQRFWWVGMAVVVAGLVLWKRFVRTHRGKRFKARLLLRLPVARTFITRLVVARFARTLGALLSAGMPLLTALGTSRTVLGNAVFSDAVEEVEKEVGEGKSLNETLKAVGVFPAMAVHMVHSGEKSGKLEDMLIKVADTYEKEVSTSLTIIMSLLEPVMILGMAMAVGFIVVAVLLPIFEMTQGIR
- the gspE gene encoding type II secretion system ATPase GspE, with protein sequence MVDEEELLRLISDTLGYPYRPELETTLDRSHVADISLGYLKRNLLAPLSIHDGVLSVATSDPGNVLSVDDLAHNLGCNRVEVQLGPRREVLKVIHGLMHQDEESTRQFVEDLDDRTEGAKILEELGQVEDLLDSTSEAPVIRLVNMLFTEAVKRRASDIHIEPYQNDFKVRYRVDGMLYESLELPRRLHSSVISRLKVLADLNIAEKRLPQDGRIQIRMGDREIDIRVSVIPTLFGERAVLRLLDKKGAVLRLAELGFSPEAYDTFERLIRKAHGIILVTGPTGSGKTTTLYAALSRINTREKNIITVEDPIEYQLPGIGQIQVVPKIGLTFGAGLRSILRHDPDVIMIGEIRDFETAEIAIQASLTGHLVFSTLHTNDSASAMTRLCDMGIEPFLITSSVVGVMAQRLVRNICPHCKSTDQPTPELRRELGLSDSKGGNLEVYRGKGCEGCFNTGYYGRTCINEILVLDDSLRRLVLRGSDATEIKQQAVSNGMITLRQDGIRKVLRGVTTVEEVLRVTQD